From the Exiguobacterium aurantiacum genome, one window contains:
- the sdaAA gene encoding L-serine ammonia-lyase, iron-sulfur-dependent, subunit alpha: MFKSVEELVRTATERGIPISEVMIEQEVHVRRSTREDVVGMMERNLEVMEEAVARALEGVTSVTGLTGNDAVLMTDYIRSGKSLAGDLILDAVAKAIGTNEVNAAMGRICATPTAGSAGVVPGTLFAVKDRLEMDRDAMVRYLFTSGAFGFVVANNASISGAAGGCQAEVGSATGMAAAAIVEAAGGTPEQSATAFAIALKNMLGLVCDPVAGLVEVPCVKRNAMGGANAIVAADMALAGITSRIPCDEVISAMHEIGQMMPTALKETARGGLANTPTARRLERNIFGEKENVKK, encoded by the coding sequence ATGTTTAAATCAGTAGAAGAATTAGTCAGAACGGCAACGGAACGAGGCATTCCGATTTCAGAAGTGATGATTGAGCAAGAAGTGCACGTCAGACGCTCGACGCGTGAAGACGTCGTCGGTATGATGGAACGCAACCTTGAAGTGATGGAAGAAGCGGTCGCGCGGGCACTCGAAGGCGTGACGTCCGTGACGGGGCTGACGGGGAACGATGCCGTGCTCATGACCGACTATATCCGTTCCGGCAAATCGCTCGCCGGAGACTTGATTTTAGATGCGGTCGCGAAAGCGATCGGCACGAATGAAGTCAATGCGGCGATGGGACGCATCTGCGCGACCCCGACCGCCGGAAGCGCGGGCGTCGTACCAGGTACGTTGTTTGCGGTGAAAGACCGTCTGGAGATGGATCGTGACGCGATGGTCCGCTACTTGTTCACATCAGGGGCGTTCGGCTTCGTCGTCGCCAACAACGCCTCGATCTCGGGGGCGGCCGGTGGTTGTCAGGCGGAAGTCGGCTCAGCGACCGGGATGGCCGCCGCGGCCATCGTCGAAGCGGCCGGTGGGACCCCGGAACAATCGGCGACAGCATTTGCGATCGCCCTGAAAAACATGCTCGGTCTCGTCTGTGACCCGGTGGCAGGGCTCGTCGAGGTGCCGTGCGTCAAACGGAACGCCATGGGCGGGGCGAACGCCATCGTCGCGGCCGATATGGCCCTCGCCGGCATCACGTCTCGCATCCCTTGCGACGAGGTCATCTCGGCGATGCATGAGATTGGACAGATGATGCCGACCGCGTTGAAAGAGACGGCCCGGGGCGGTCTCGCCAATACGCCGACGGCCCGTCGTCTCGAACGGAACATCTTTGGAGAGAAAGAAAATGTCAAAAAGTGA
- the sdaAB gene encoding L-serine ammonia-lyase, iron-sulfur-dependent subunit beta codes for MKYRSVFDIIGPVMVGPSSSHTAGAARIGLMAGKLFGRTPKLAHITFYGSFADTYRGHGTDVAIVGGIMGFDTFDLRIPQALDIAKERGIEVVFETSDALTDHPNTARVRLEDKDGTFEIVGISIGGGTIEITELNGFPLKLSGGGPALVVLHHDRFGAIAAVTGILARHELNIGHMEVSRHEKGKQALMAIEIDDHLSKDVLAEIERLPQIERVAIFGE; via the coding sequence ATGAAATATCGCAGTGTGTTTGATATCATCGGACCGGTCATGGTCGGTCCATCGAGTTCGCATACGGCCGGCGCCGCACGCATCGGCCTCATGGCCGGGAAGCTGTTCGGGCGGACGCCAAAGCTCGCGCACATCACGTTTTATGGTTCGTTCGCCGATACGTATCGGGGGCACGGTACCGATGTCGCCATCGTCGGCGGCATCATGGGCTTCGATACGTTTGATTTGCGTATCCCGCAAGCGCTCGATATCGCGAAAGAGCGCGGCATCGAGGTCGTCTTTGAGACGAGCGACGCGCTGACGGATCATCCGAACACGGCTCGCGTCCGGCTAGAAGACAAGGATGGCACGTTTGAGATCGTCGGGATCTCAATCGGCGGCGGGACGATCGAGATCACCGAGTTGAACGGATTCCCGCTCAAATTGTCGGGCGGCGGGCCGGCACTCGTCGTCTTGCACCACGATCGTTTCGGGGCAATCGCGGCCGTGACGGGTATTTTGGCCCGGCATGAGTTGAATATCGGCCATATGGAAGTGAGTCGTCATGAGAAAGGCAAACAAGCGCTCATGGCGATCGAGATTGATGACCATTTGTCAAAAGACGTGCTAGCGGAAATTGAGCGGTTACCTCAAATCGAGCGGGTAGCCATCTTTGGGGAATAA
- a CDS encoding DAK2 domain-containing protein, producing the protein MGLKRLDGLVFANMVANGAANLSQNADYVDSLNVFPVPDGDTGTNMNLTMTSGAKEVAALGSANIADVSSKFARGLLMGARGNSGVILSQLFRGFGKAIEGKTEVSTVDFAEALKRGVDTAYKAVMKPVEGTILTVAREAADEALRASESTSDFNEFMERVIVEAKASLERTPDLLPVLKEVGVVDSGGQGLLVIYEGFLASLEGKELEKPHAPVMDLLIEAEHHAHAAQGFMSTEDIEFGYCTEIMVRFQDEKLKDAPFNEDTFRNELSELGDSLLVVADEELLKVHVHVETPGDVITKGQRYGELVAVKIENMRQQHSTILEEEHGANQHGVQTAAPTAPKAKAPYAIVTVAMGEGVSDLFRSLGAAHVIEGGQTMNPSTEDIVKAIEAANADHVFIFPNNSNIIMAAEQAASVAPCGVSVIPTKTVPQGLAAAIAFNPEADVDTNENVMKTAASTVKSGQVTYAVRDTSIDGVEIRKDDHMAIAEKKIVASSASSLEAAKRLVDALVDADDEIITILTGEGSSAEDVEALSAYIESKNDEIEIEVHDGKQPLYSYIFSVE; encoded by the coding sequence GTGGGTTTAAAACGTTTAGATGGATTGGTGTTCGCGAACATGGTCGCGAACGGTGCAGCCAACTTGAGCCAGAATGCGGATTATGTAGATTCGCTTAACGTCTTCCCGGTGCCGGACGGCGATACGGGGACGAACATGAATTTAACGATGACATCGGGTGCGAAAGAAGTGGCCGCACTCGGCTCGGCGAATATCGCTGACGTCTCATCGAAGTTTGCACGCGGTCTCTTGATGGGGGCACGTGGGAACTCGGGTGTTATTTTGAGCCAGTTGTTCCGTGGCTTCGGTAAAGCGATCGAAGGAAAGACAGAAGTGTCGACAGTCGATTTCGCCGAGGCATTGAAACGTGGCGTCGACACGGCATACAAGGCGGTTATGAAACCGGTTGAAGGAACGATTTTGACGGTTGCTCGTGAAGCGGCCGACGAAGCGCTCCGTGCTTCAGAGTCGACGAGCGACTTCAACGAGTTCATGGAACGCGTGATCGTGGAAGCGAAAGCTTCACTCGAGCGGACACCGGACTTACTGCCGGTCTTAAAAGAAGTCGGCGTCGTCGATTCAGGCGGTCAAGGACTGCTCGTCATTTATGAAGGGTTCCTCGCGAGCCTTGAAGGCAAAGAGCTTGAGAAACCACATGCACCGGTCATGGATTTGCTCATCGAAGCTGAACATCATGCCCACGCCGCGCAAGGATTCATGTCGACCGAAGACATCGAGTTCGGGTATTGCACGGAAATCATGGTCCGTTTCCAAGACGAGAAACTAAAAGACGCCCCGTTCAACGAGGACACGTTCCGCAACGAACTGTCTGAACTCGGCGACTCGCTCCTCGTCGTCGCGGACGAAGAGTTGCTCAAAGTTCACGTTCACGTCGAGACGCCAGGCGACGTCATCACGAAAGGGCAGCGCTACGGCGAGCTCGTCGCTGTCAAAATCGAGAACATGCGTCAACAGCACTCGACCATCTTAGAAGAAGAGCACGGTGCCAACCAGCATGGCGTCCAAACGGCTGCTCCGACGGCTCCAAAGGCGAAAGCGCCATATGCGATCGTCACGGTCGCAATGGGCGAAGGCGTCAGCGACTTGTTCCGTTCACTCGGGGCGGCTCACGTCATCGAAGGCGGTCAGACGATGAACCCGTCGACGGAAGATATCGTCAAGGCGATTGAAGCGGCCAACGCGGATCACGTCTTCATCTTCCCGAACAACTCGAACATCATCATGGCTGCCGAACAAGCGGCATCGGTCGCACCTTGCGGCGTCTCGGTCATTCCGACGAAGACGGTGCCACAAGGACTCGCGGCAGCGATCGCGTTCAACCCGGAAGCCGATGTCGACACGAACGAAAACGTCATGAAGACGGCGGCAAGTACCGTCAAGTCTGGTCAAGTGACGTATGCGGTCCGTGATACGAGCATCGATGGTGTCGAGATTCGTAAAGACGACCACATGGCGATCGCCGAGAAGAAGATCGTCGCCTCATCGGCCTCGAGCCTCGAAGCGGCGAAGAGATTAGTCGACGCCCTCGTCGATGCCGACGATGAGATCATCACGATCTTGACGGGCGAAGGTTCGTCAGCGGAAGACGTCGAAGCACTCTCGGCTTACATCGAGTCAAAGAACGACGAGATTGAAATCGAGGTTCATGACGGGAAACAACCGCTCTACTCCTACATTTTTAGTGTGGAATAA
- a CDS encoding Asp23/Gls24 family envelope stress response protein translates to MAIEMKTTYGNIDITNDVVATLAGGAAMECFGVVGMASQAQLKDGIAELLKRENYARGVVVRQDGEDVHIDMHIIVSYGTKVSEVAYNVQSRVKYTLGETLGLNVSSVNIFVQGVRLTND, encoded by the coding sequence ATGGCAATTGAAATGAAGACAACATATGGCAATATTGACATCACGAACGACGTGGTCGCAACACTCGCAGGCGGTGCGGCGATGGAATGTTTCGGCGTTGTGGGCATGGCGTCTCAAGCTCAATTGAAAGACGGGATTGCAGAACTATTGAAGCGTGAAAACTACGCCCGAGGCGTGGTCGTACGTCAAGATGGAGAAGACGTACATATCGACATGCACATCATTGTGAGCTACGGGACGAAAGTGTCGGAAGTCGCATACAACGTGCAAAGCCGTGTGAAATACACGCTCGGTGAAACTTTAGGATTAAACGTTTCGTCGGTAAACATATTCGTACAAGGCGTTCGTCTGACGAATGACTGA
- the rpmB gene encoding 50S ribosomal protein L28 produces the protein MARKCYVTGKSPKSGNNRSHALNKTKRTWGVNVQKVRILVDGKPKRVWVSARALKSGLVERV, from the coding sequence ATGGCACGTAAATGCTACGTAACAGGTAAATCACCTAAATCAGGTAACAACCGTTCGCACGCACTCAACAAGACAAAACGCACTTGGGGTGTAAACGTACAAAAAGTTCGTATTCTCGTTGACGGTAAACCTAAACGAGTTTGGGTTTCAGCTCGCGCTCTTAAATCAGGTCTCGTTGAACGCGTATAA
- a CDS encoding thiamine diphosphokinase codes for MRVLIVAASPEPISSLPADVDYVIGVDGGYETLLAHGLTPDLVVGDFDSFTGEVPRDAVRYPSEKDVTDLEIALEAARGHGATEMLVYGALGGRLDMTLGNVGLLEAYPEMRLITAGQTVRLVGTGRYELPRQNDYYLSLIPWKQANVTIRGVKYPLDRHDVVSHEALTISNEWDADTADLLVHEGMVLVLYVKK; via the coding sequence ATGCGGGTGCTGATTGTAGCAGCCAGCCCGGAACCGATTTCTAGCCTCCCTGCTGACGTCGATTACGTCATCGGCGTCGACGGGGGGTACGAGACGCTGTTAGCCCACGGGCTGACCCCGGACCTCGTCGTCGGCGATTTTGATTCGTTCACGGGCGAAGTGCCGAGAGACGCCGTCCGCTATCCGTCTGAAAAAGATGTGACCGACCTTGAGATCGCACTCGAGGCGGCTCGCGGCCACGGAGCGACAGAGATGCTCGTCTACGGTGCTCTCGGCGGGCGGCTCGATATGACGCTTGGCAATGTCGGTTTGCTCGAGGCGTATCCCGAGATGCGTCTCATCACCGCAGGGCAGACGGTACGACTCGTCGGGACGGGGCGCTATGAACTCCCGCGTCAAAACGATTACTATTTGTCTCTTATCCCGTGGAAGCAGGCGAACGTCACCATCCGTGGTGTCAAATATCCGCTCGACCGTCACGATGTCGTCAGCCATGAGGCGCTCACCATCTCGAACGAATGGGATGCCGACACGGCGGATCTTCTCGTCCATGAAGGCATGGTGCTCGTGCTGTATGTCAAAAAATGA
- the thiT gene encoding energy-coupled thiamine transporter ThiT — protein MKQRLKLQALIEISLFAALGLIFDLLIPFRMPQGGSISLAMLPIFVMAYRHGLKGGLATGALVGTLQLLFGAYIFTPVQFLLDYTFAYGVVGMAGLFAGQVKRAAKDEAKKTLVVYLVLGALLGSLLRYGAHVLSGIVFFAQYAEGPVVAYSFAYNMTYMLPSFLVSAVVLVLLFVSAPRFATLATRDVR, from the coding sequence ATGAAACAACGTTTAAAACTACAGGCGCTCATTGAAATCTCATTGTTCGCCGCACTCGGGTTGATCTTTGATTTACTCATCCCGTTCCGGATGCCGCAAGGCGGGTCAATCAGCTTGGCGATGTTGCCGATTTTCGTGATGGCGTATCGTCACGGCTTGAAAGGCGGACTCGCGACCGGTGCACTCGTCGGAACGCTGCAACTGCTGTTCGGGGCCTACATCTTCACACCGGTCCAGTTCCTGCTCGACTACACGTTCGCTTACGGTGTCGTCGGTATGGCGGGACTGTTCGCTGGTCAAGTGAAACGAGCCGCCAAGGATGAGGCAAAAAAGACGCTCGTCGTCTATTTGGTGCTCGGGGCGCTCCTCGGTTCATTGCTTCGTTACGGGGCCCACGTCTTGTCGGGAATCGTCTTCTTCGCACAATATGCGGAAGGGCCGGTCGTCGCCTACTCGTTCGCCTATAACATGACGTACATGCTCCCGTCCTTCCTCGTGTCGGCCGTCGTCCTCGTCCTCTTGTTCGTATCGGCGCCACGTTTCGCCACGCTCGCGACCCGGGACGTCCGCTGA
- the rpe gene encoding ribulose-phosphate 3-epimerase encodes MIKIAPSILAADFANLEAEVKAVQEAGADYIHFDVMDGQFVPNISIGLPVLASLRKKSDMVLDVHLMIDQPERFVEDFIKAGADIVTVHVEATNHLHRVLQQIKAAGAKCGVVLNPHTPLSSIEHVLGDVDMVLLMTVNPGFGGQKFIESVVPKIAALDEIRQARRLDFEIEIDGGVNAETAKLCIDAGADVLVAGSAIYNEPSYKDAIDSIRNASRV; translated from the coding sequence ATGATTAAAATTGCACCATCGATTTTAGCGGCGGACTTCGCCAACTTAGAGGCAGAAGTGAAGGCGGTCCAAGAGGCCGGCGCGGATTACATCCATTTTGACGTCATGGACGGTCAATTCGTCCCGAACATCTCGATCGGGCTCCCAGTGCTCGCGAGTTTACGGAAAAAGTCGGACATGGTACTCGACGTCCATTTGATGATCGACCAGCCAGAACGGTTTGTTGAAGATTTCATCAAGGCGGGAGCGGATATCGTCACGGTCCACGTTGAAGCGACGAATCACTTGCATCGCGTGCTCCAACAAATCAAGGCGGCCGGCGCCAAATGTGGCGTCGTTCTCAACCCGCACACGCCGCTCTCGTCGATTGAACACGTGCTCGGGGACGTCGACATGGTCCTCCTCATGACGGTGAACCCTGGCTTTGGGGGCCAAAAGTTCATCGAATCGGTCGTCCCGAAAATCGCAGCGCTGGATGAGATACGTCAAGCGCGTCGTCTCGACTTTGAAATTGAGATCGACGGTGGCGTCAACGCAGAGACGGCGAAATTATGCATCGATGCCGGGGCTGACGTGCTCGTGGCCGGGTCAGCCATCTATAACGAGCCGAGCTATAAAGACGCAATCGATAGCATTCGCAACGCATCTCGTGTATAA
- the rsgA gene encoding ribosome small subunit-dependent GTPase A: protein MKGTIIRLQGGFYDVMTEQKQEIRCRARGNFRNRNISPVVGDDVDIQDQGDGTGYILAVDERSNHLVRPPIANIDQAFLLFSVKEPAFSFHLLDRFLVLIESKQVHPIIVLTKMDLLTESERKTIHEAAALYRSIGYEVIETSTEDGSGIEQIRGSFKEKTSVFAGQTGVGKSSLLNAVAPELELATGKISKSLGRGKHTTRHVTLITLADGLVADTPGFSSLEFPEELEVEEMRWCFPEFVERHDNCKFRGCAHLNEPGCAVKAAVEAGEIASTRYENYVTFMAELNDRQRRY from the coding sequence ATGAAAGGTACGATTATTCGATTACAAGGCGGCTTTTATGACGTCATGACGGAACAGAAACAAGAGATCCGTTGTCGCGCCCGCGGCAATTTCCGCAACCGGAACATCTCGCCTGTCGTGGGCGATGATGTCGATATCCAAGACCAAGGGGACGGCACCGGTTATATATTGGCCGTCGACGAGCGTTCGAACCATCTCGTCCGTCCGCCGATTGCCAATATCGATCAAGCGTTCTTGCTGTTCTCGGTCAAGGAGCCGGCGTTCTCGTTCCATCTGCTCGACCGTTTCCTCGTCTTGATCGAATCGAAGCAAGTCCATCCGATTATCGTCTTGACGAAGATGGACTTGTTGACGGAGTCGGAACGGAAAACGATTCACGAAGCAGCAGCCTTATACCGCTCAATCGGCTATGAGGTCATCGAGACGTCTACCGAGGACGGGTCGGGGATTGAACAAATTCGCGGTTCGTTCAAAGAGAAGACGAGTGTATTTGCCGGACAGACCGGGGTCGGCAAGAGTTCGCTCTTGAACGCGGTCGCGCCGGAGCTTGAACTCGCGACCGGGAAAATCTCGAAGTCGCTCGGCCGAGGCAAGCACACGACGCGTCACGTCACGCTCATCACGCTCGCTGACGGGCTCGTCGCTGACACGCCTGGTTTCTCGAGCCTCGAGTTCCCGGAAGAACTTGAAGTCGAGGAGATGCGTTGGTGTTTCCCTGAGTTCGTCGAGCGGCATGACAATTGCAAATTCCGTGGTTGTGCCCATTTGAATGAGCCAGGCTGTGCCGTCAAAGCGGCCGTCGAAGCCGGAGAAATCGCTTCCACCCGTTATGAGAATTATGTTACGTTTATGGCAGAGTTAAACGATAGACAACGGAGGTACTGA
- the pknB gene encoding Stk1 family PASTA domain-containing Ser/Thr kinase, with translation MRSGERINDRYRIEQQIGSGGMANVYRAHDEILNRTVAIKVLRSEFSHNEQFIRRFEREAHAAASLNHPNIVAIYDVGDERDIYYIVMEHVDGMTLKQYLQEEYISVDEALRIMGQICDAIDHAHANRIIHRDIKPQNMMIDQSGNVKVTDFGIAVAMSNATLTHTMSVLGSVHYFSPEQARGKFADEKSDIYSLGAVLYELVTGRVPFIGETPVAVALQHLQDDPIRPMDLNPNIPQALENCIMQALAKSPGARHASVAAFKKDCMTSLDSERANEPKRSNAEQDAFDQTLVMAPVVPDEPNVKEAPEQPVAASEPVKDKPKRKKKWWLWILLALLLIGGGIGAYVIADEMSRAVVPDVVGMTSDEATTELEAAGFVVEATERASDNIAAGDVISQTPQAGRKPKRGTTVTIVVSAGKETVEMPDVEGLSQSAAERTLKDLDFTDIEIQSEASETVDSGDVISQSIAPGNEVVPSEETVTLVVSTGSNKIELANLAGYTFEEATTYAEQNSLKIVKRDEYSTSVPANQIIRQLPTAGTAVDPGTELTVIVSQGVEPTDVSIEREVNVEIEPPAEGEEAEALEVVIRTVDARGEVEVLRDKITETTTYSYTLVIAPDEVGTATIEVDGEVVRTDTVTYAQAKDSQ, from the coding sequence ATGCGAAGTGGAGAACGAATCAACGATCGTTATCGGATCGAACAGCAAATCGGCAGCGGCGGCATGGCAAATGTCTACCGGGCTCACGATGAGATCTTAAACCGAACCGTCGCCATCAAAGTGTTGCGATCTGAATTCTCGCATAATGAACAATTTATACGCCGGTTCGAACGAGAAGCCCATGCGGCGGCGAGTCTGAACCATCCGAATATCGTCGCCATCTACGACGTCGGAGACGAACGCGACATCTATTACATCGTCATGGAACATGTCGATGGGATGACGCTGAAACAATATTTACAAGAAGAGTACATATCTGTCGACGAGGCGCTCCGTATCATGGGACAGATTTGTGATGCGATTGACCACGCCCATGCGAATCGAATCATTCACCGGGATATCAAACCCCAAAACATGATGATCGATCAAAGCGGCAACGTCAAAGTGACGGACTTTGGGATTGCAGTGGCCATGTCGAACGCGACGCTGACCCATACGATGTCGGTCCTCGGGTCGGTTCACTACTTTTCTCCAGAGCAAGCGCGCGGAAAGTTCGCCGATGAGAAGTCAGATATTTACTCGCTCGGCGCCGTACTCTATGAACTCGTGACTGGCCGAGTGCCGTTCATCGGCGAGACGCCGGTCGCCGTCGCATTGCAACATCTGCAAGACGACCCGATTCGACCGATGGATTTGAACCCAAACATCCCGCAAGCGCTCGAGAACTGCATCATGCAGGCGCTCGCGAAGTCTCCGGGTGCCCGTCATGCCTCGGTCGCCGCGTTCAAAAAGGATTGCATGACGTCACTCGATTCGGAACGTGCGAACGAACCGAAGCGGTCGAACGCGGAGCAAGATGCGTTTGATCAGACGCTCGTCATGGCGCCTGTCGTGCCGGATGAACCGAACGTCAAAGAGGCACCGGAACAACCGGTTGCAGCAAGTGAACCCGTGAAAGACAAACCGAAACGGAAGAAGAAGTGGTGGCTCTGGATTTTGCTCGCTCTCCTGTTGATCGGTGGCGGGATCGGGGCGTACGTCATCGCCGATGAGATGTCCCGTGCCGTCGTCCCGGACGTCGTCGGCATGACGAGCGACGAGGCGACGACCGAACTCGAAGCGGCCGGTTTTGTCGTCGAGGCGACTGAACGGGCGAGCGACAACATTGCCGCCGGGGACGTCATCTCCCAGACGCCGCAAGCCGGACGGAAGCCGAAACGTGGGACGACCGTGACGATTGTCGTCTCGGCCGGGAAAGAGACGGTCGAGATGCCGGACGTTGAAGGGTTGTCTCAGTCGGCGGCCGAACGGACGCTCAAAGACCTTGATTTCACGGATATCGAGATTCAGTCAGAGGCGTCCGAAACGGTCGATAGCGGGGATGTCATCTCCCAATCGATCGCCCCGGGCAACGAAGTCGTCCCATCTGAAGAGACGGTGACGCTCGTCGTGTCGACGGGCAGCAATAAGATCGAACTCGCCAACTTGGCGGGCTATACGTTCGAGGAAGCGACGACGTATGCCGAACAGAATAGCTTGAAAATCGTCAAACGTGACGAGTATTCAACGAGCGTTCCTGCGAATCAAATCATCCGTCAACTCCCGACGGCCGGGACGGCAGTCGACCCGGGGACGGAATTGACCGTCATTGTGTCGCAAGGTGTCGAACCGACCGACGTCTCAATCGAACGGGAAGTCAACGTCGAAATCGAGCCGCCCGCTGAAGGCGAAGAAGCCGAGGCACTCGAAGTCGTCATTCGGACGGTCGACGCCCGTGGCGAAGTCGAGGTGTTGCGTGATAAGATAACGGAGACAACGACGTATTCGTACACGCTCGTCATCGCACCGGACGAAGTCGGAACCGCGACGATTGAAGTCGATGGTGAAGTCGTTCGAACGGATACGGTGACTTACGCACAAGCAAAAGATTCACAATGA
- a CDS encoding Stp1/IreP family PP2C-type Ser/Thr phosphatase, producing MELAYRTDRGQVRAQNEDAVLILGDERAGIALVADGMGGHEAGEVASQLVIEQFRRAFPTLPASPMEMENWFRHNVELANEQVLDFSKQANLLMMGTTIAGVCWHDETIVIVHVGDSRVYALRENKLQQLTEDHSYVNVLKQLGELTEEEMRVHPKRNIITRAIGSKEHVEPDLQVFAEPEFDTILICTDGLTTHLTDEEIKQVLERPVSADVKADQLIDQANRLGGSDNITVALVQFTDRKRG from the coding sequence ATGGAATTAGCATACCGAACCGACCGGGGCCAAGTGAGAGCGCAGAATGAGGATGCCGTCTTGATTTTAGGGGACGAGCGTGCCGGAATCGCTCTCGTGGCTGACGGTATGGGAGGGCATGAAGCCGGGGAGGTCGCGAGTCAGCTCGTCATCGAGCAGTTTCGTCGTGCCTTCCCGACGCTTCCGGCCTCACCGATGGAGATGGAGAATTGGTTTCGCCACAACGTAGAACTGGCCAATGAGCAAGTGCTCGACTTCTCGAAACAAGCAAACCTGCTCATGATGGGGACGACGATCGCCGGTGTCTGTTGGCATGATGAGACGATCGTCATCGTCCACGTCGGGGATAGCCGTGTGTATGCCTTGCGTGAGAATAAACTCCAACAATTGACGGAAGACCATTCTTACGTCAACGTGTTAAAACAACTCGGAGAATTGACCGAGGAAGAGATGCGGGTCCACCCGAAACGTAACATCATCACACGTGCGATTGGCTCGAAAGAGCATGTCGAACCTGATCTGCAAGTGTTTGCCGAACCCGAGTTTGATACGATTTTAATCTGTACGGACGGCTTGACGACTCATTTGACCGATGAAGAGATCAAGCAAGTCTTGGAACGCCCTGTTTCGGCGGACGTCAAGGCGGATCAATTAATCGATCAAGCCAACCGTTTGGGTGGGAGTGACAATATCACCGTTGCCCTCGTCCAGTTCACAGATAGAAAGAGAGGATGA
- the rlmN gene encoding 23S rRNA (adenine(2503)-C(2))-methyltransferase RlmN: MNPKAVEKNPLVGAKPSLYSLTYSELEQWLIEAGEKSFRAKQLYDWMYVKRVTSFDDMTNVSKPLREKLDAAFQLTTLKELVRQESKDGTIKFLFELQDGYSIETVLMRHEYGNSVCVTTQVGCRIGCTFCASTLGGLKRNLEAGEITAQVLDVQRALDASGERVDSVVVMGIGEPFDNYDELMRFLRTVNHDDGLNIGSRHITVSTSGIVPKIYKFADEGMRINFAISLHAPTTEIRTRLMPINRAYNLDKLMEAVNYYTEKSGRRITFEYGLFGGVNDTEEHAHQLADLLKGVKCHVNLIPVNHVLERDYVRTPRKQIFAFEKVLKDRKVNVTIRREQGSDIDAACGQLRAKEREQETR, encoded by the coding sequence ATGAATCCAAAAGCAGTTGAAAAAAATCCATTAGTCGGTGCCAAGCCGTCCCTCTATTCCCTCACGTACTCGGAGCTCGAACAATGGCTCATCGAGGCAGGAGAAAAATCGTTCCGCGCGAAACAGTTATATGACTGGATGTACGTCAAGCGTGTGACATCGTTCGACGATATGACGAACGTCTCGAAACCACTCCGCGAGAAATTAGACGCGGCGTTCCAATTGACGACGTTGAAAGAACTCGTCCGTCAAGAATCAAAGGACGGAACGATCAAGTTCTTGTTCGAGCTCCAAGACGGCTACTCGATCGAGACGGTGCTCATGCGCCATGAGTACGGTAACTCGGTCTGTGTCACGACACAAGTCGGCTGCCGCATCGGTTGCACGTTCTGTGCTTCGACGCTCGGCGGTTTGAAGCGTAACTTAGAAGCCGGTGAAATCACGGCCCAAGTCCTCGACGTGCAACGCGCGCTCGACGCGAGCGGCGAACGTGTCGACTCGGTCGTCGTCATGGGTATCGGCGAGCCGTTCGACAACTATGACGAATTGATGCGTTTCTTGCGCACGGTCAACCACGACGACGGCTTGAACATTGGTTCACGCCACATCACCGTGTCAACGAGCGGGATCGTACCGAAAATCTACAAGTTCGCCGATGAAGGGATGCGCATCAACTTCGCCATCTCGCTTCACGCACCGACGACAGAGATTCGGACACGTCTCATGCCAATCAACCGTGCCTACAACTTGGACAAGTTGATGGAAGCCGTCAACTACTATACAGAGAAGAGCGGTCGCCGCATCACGTTCGAATACGGTTTATTCGGCGGGGTCAACGACACGGAAGAACACGCGCATCAACTCGCTGACTTGTTGAAAGGCGTCAAATGCCACGTCAACTTGATTCCAGTCAACCACGTGCTCGAGCGCGACTACGTCCGCACACCACGTAAACAAATTTTTGCCTTTGAAAAAGTGCTCAAAGATCGAAAAGTGAACGTGACGATTCGTCGCGAACAAGGTTCGGATATCGATGCGGCTTGTGGGCAGCTTCGAGCGAAGGAGCGCGAACAAGAAACGAGGTAA